The Candidatus Jordarchaeales archaeon genome includes a window with the following:
- a CDS encoding TIGR00296 family protein — MAKDVLDLSDEEGIFLVRLARETIERFVRTGKMGSLPKDAPPKLKEKGGVFVTINKQIRGSRHLRGCIGYPLPYFPLVEATMRAAVEATRDPRFPPLREDELDNIVVEVTVLSVPELLKVRDPREYVEKIKIGRDGLMVARGPFRGLLLPQVPVEWNWDAETFLCECCMKAGLPPDAWLDKDTEVYVFRGVIFEEEEPRGKITRKELLHERE; from the coding sequence TTGGCAAAGGACGTCTTAGACCTTAGCGATGAAGAAGGAATCTTCCTCGTTAGGCTTGCAAGGGAAACCATTGAGAGATTCGTTCGGACGGGAAAAATGGGGAGCCTCCCGAAGGATGCACCGCCCAAGCTTAAGGAGAAAGGGGGCGTTTTTGTCACCATAAACAAGCAGATTCGTGGAAGTAGGCACCTTCGCGGGTGCATAGGTTACCCTCTCCCATACTTCCCCCTCGTTGAAGCCACGATGAGAGCTGCTGTAGAGGCAACGCGCGACCCACGATTCCCTCCTCTCAGAGAAGATGAGCTCGACAACATAGTTGTCGAGGTTACCGTGCTATCTGTACCGGAGCTGCTTAAAGTGAGGGACCCAAGGGAGTACGTTGAGAAAATCAAGATTGGACGTGACGGACTCATGGTTGCAAGGGGGCCCTTTAGAGGACTCCTACTGCCACAGGTTCCCGTTGAGTGGAATTGGGATGCCGAAACGTTTCTGTGCGAATGTTGCATGAAGGCGGGTTTGCCCCCTGATGCTTGGCTCGACAAGGACACAGAGGTCTACGTGTTTCGCGGGGTAATATTTGAAGAGGAGGAGCCGCGTGGGAAGATAACGCGGAAGGAGCTCCTGCACGAGAGGGAGTAA
- a CDS encoding Mut7-C RNAse domain-containing protein, protein MSSILQFVCDAMLGRVCRWLRLLGYEVYYDPDGCDDFLIKVAEKSGGVLLTRDMHLYRRALRHGVKAFYVENDDFYDQFHKIACEFKLNLEIDPSRSFCPKCGGKVREAEKDEVVDHLPPSILEKYGEFWICTSCGKTYWKGSMWKSMKKVLEKVRFKRALGDREIFNIN, encoded by the coding sequence GTGTCTTCCATTCTCCAATTTGTCTGTGACGCAATGCTTGGCAGGGTCTGCCGCTGGTTGAGGTTACTGGGATATGAGGTTTACTATGATCCTGACGGATGCGACGACTTTCTTATCAAGGTTGCTGAGAAAAGTGGAGGCGTTCTTTTAACTAGAGATATGCACCTTTACAGGCGGGCTTTGAGACACGGGGTTAAGGCGTTTTACGTGGAGAACGACGACTTTTACGATCAGTTTCACAAGATTGCTTGCGAGTTTAAGTTGAACCTAGAAATAGACCCTAGCCGTTCTTTTTGCCCGAAGTGCGGGGGCAAGGTTAGGGAGGCTGAGAAGGACGAAGTGGTTGATCACCTCCCACCGAGCATACTTGAAAAATACGGGGAATTTTGGATTTGCACGTCCTGCGGTAAAACTTATTGGAAGGGTTCTATGTGGAAGTCTATGAAGAAAGTTTTAGAGAAGGTGAGGTTTAAACGAGCGCTGGGCGACCGGGAAATATTTAATATTAATTGA
- a CDS encoding 30S ribosomal protein S6e gives MSLTKLLGVVEVKRAGEEYVRKLVVSDPETGRSVTISVDDVKFRSLIDVKIGEIVKGDPLGLVGYELQVTGGSDKDGFPMRPDIEGPGRKRVLLSSGPGFRPKKKGERRRKLVRGNTISYDIYQVNMKVVKKGAKDIFSAETGKSASSES, from the coding sequence TTGAGTCTTACAAAGCTACTAGGAGTGGTTGAAGTGAAGCGTGCAGGCGAAGAGTATGTACGCAAGCTCGTTGTAAGCGACCCTGAGACGGGTAGAAGCGTCACCATAAGTGTTGATGATGTAAAGTTCAGAAGCTTAATAGACGTAAAGATAGGCGAGATAGTTAAGGGAGACCCCTTAGGCCTAGTAGGCTACGAGTTACAAGTTACTGGCGGCTCGGATAAAGACGGCTTTCCTATGAGGCCAGACATAGAGGGACCGGGTCGGAAAAGGGTGCTGCTTAGCTCGGGTCCCGGATTTAGGCCTAAGAAGAAGGGGGAACGCAGGAGGAAGCTAGTTAGAGGGAATACAATCTCGTACGACATATATCAGGTAAACATGAAAGTTGTTAAGAAGGGTGCTAAGGATATCTTTAGTGCGGAAACAGGGAAGTCGGCGTCCTCTGAATCCTAG
- a CDS encoding VTT domain-containing protein has protein sequence MVKLIKSITKYWIFSTPLFLLTDHFLAWYVYSFINPYLSYFIEPTFLLWDLLMLWMNPLAWWMFCFANFFPGGDLGEYFAVFLVSIFGNLSVIFPVPYVVFLWFLVIFNIWINPLLMGIAAGGGAAIGETVAWLLGRGAAEALENTRYNQRIERIQSLVKQGWAIPLIIFFSATPLPDDVLLLALGMIKYSYKKTILGCFTGKIIMCTLITYAARMFSRVKIFGKTILEWYSGETGLLAMLVSIAFIILVIAAILLVDWEKVCQKLKKENF, from the coding sequence GTGGTTAAACTGATAAAGTCAATCACCAAGTATTGGATTTTTTCTACTCCACTATTTCTTCTGACAGATCACTTCTTAGCATGGTACGTTTACTCGTTCATCAATCCATACCTCTCGTACTTTATTGAACCTACTTTCCTCCTCTGGGACTTGTTGATGCTGTGGATGAATCCCTTAGCTTGGTGGATGTTTTGTTTCGCAAATTTTTTTCCCGGCGGCGACCTCGGGGAGTATTTTGCAGTTTTCCTCGTCAGCATTTTTGGCAACTTATCTGTGATCTTCCCTGTGCCCTACGTCGTCTTCCTATGGTTTTTGGTCATTTTTAATATCTGGATCAACCCTCTGCTTATGGGAATCGCTGCTGGAGGAGGGGCCGCTATAGGAGAGACCGTTGCTTGGCTTCTTGGGCGAGGCGCAGCTGAAGCACTTGAAAACACGCGTTACAATCAGCGAATTGAACGCATCCAATCTCTCGTAAAGCAGGGCTGGGCCATCCCTTTAATCATATTTTTTTCAGCAACTCCCTTACCTGACGACGTATTGCTACTGGCTTTGGGAATGATCAAGTACTCTTATAAAAAGACAATCTTGGGATGTTTCACGGGGAAGATTATAATGTGCACTTTGATAACATATGCCGCACGAATGTTTTCAAGAGTTAAAATATTTGGTAAAACAATACTTGAATGGTATTCTGGTGAAACCGGTTTGTTAGCGATGTTGGTAAGTATAGCATTCATAATTCTAGTTATTGCAGCAATATTGCTCGTTGACTGGGAGAAAGTCTGCCAAAAATTAAAAAAGGAAAATTTTTGA
- the rimI gene encoding ribosomal protein S18-alanine N-acetyltransferase — MQEKTVVIREARHDDLLRVVEINRICLPENYPYYFFQHLLESYPECFIVAEVDGEIVGYIMNRIERGLSSLNPSPFRIVKKGHVVSIAVMPDYRRRGIGRMLLERGLQAMRKYGAEEAVLEVRVSNEPAISLYKKIGFVVVKTIKGYYHDGEDAYLMCKKLVEESEQTG, encoded by the coding sequence TTGCAAGAGAAGACTGTCGTTATTAGAGAAGCACGCCACGACGACTTACTAAGAGTGGTTGAAATTAACAGGATTTGCCTTCCTGAAAACTACCCCTACTACTTCTTCCAACACTTGCTTGAAAGTTACCCGGAGTGTTTCATTGTCGCCGAGGTCGACGGAGAAATCGTAGGGTACATAATGAACAGAATTGAGAGGGGTTTGTCCTCCCTAAACCCATCACCTTTCAGGATCGTGAAAAAGGGGCATGTTGTTTCCATAGCCGTGATGCCCGACTATAGAAGAAGGGGCATAGGTAGAATGCTCTTAGAACGCGGTCTTCAGGCGATGCGAAAATATGGGGCAGAAGAGGCGGTACTAGAAGTCAGGGTCTCTAACGAGCCTGCTATAAGTCTTTATAAGAAGATAGGTTTCGTTGTGGTAAAAACCATTAAGGGATACTACCACGACGGAGAAGACGCCTATCTCATGTGCAAGAAGCTTGTTGAAGAGTCGGAGCAAACAGGCTAA
- a CDS encoding radical SAM protein, with translation MCGPCLKERAEDALPVIMKVHAESRSRFGLPSLPPREKSGVKCHLCVNECSIPQGGRGFCGLVENKDKRLVRLRGTPSRGLLEWYYDPLPTNCVAAWVCPGCTGAGFPKYSYSPRAEYGYFNLAVFYAACSYDCLFCQNWTFREHARSLKPVVSSWDLAGKCNDKVSCICYFGGDPAVQMAHSIKTSELAVRMAEERGLIMRVCWETNGTMSWPLLKKAASLAYETGGCIKFDLKAWTETLNIALCGATNKRTLDNFSRLKVFLRKSPDPPFLVASTLLIPGYIDVEEVRCIAGFIADVDPEIPYSLLAFYPQYVMDDLPTTSRKLALECAAAAKKEGLVNVNIGNVHLLANY, from the coding sequence GTGTGCGGTCCCTGCCTGAAGGAAAGGGCTGAAGACGCCCTCCCTGTAATTATGAAGGTTCACGCTGAAAGTCGAAGTCGCTTTGGTTTACCCTCCCTTCCCCCGAGAGAAAAGAGTGGGGTTAAATGTCACCTCTGCGTTAACGAGTGCAGCATCCCTCAAGGGGGGCGGGGGTTCTGTGGTCTAGTCGAGAACAAAGATAAGCGGCTTGTTAGGCTTAGAGGAACCCCTTCAAGGGGCCTATTGGAGTGGTATTATGACCCACTTCCGACAAACTGTGTGGCAGCGTGGGTTTGCCCGGGATGCACGGGGGCGGGATTTCCGAAGTACTCTTATAGTCCTAGAGCCGAGTATGGTTATTTCAACTTAGCAGTCTTCTACGCGGCGTGCTCATATGACTGTCTCTTTTGTCAGAACTGGACTTTCAGAGAACATGCTAGAAGCCTTAAACCCGTAGTGAGCTCGTGGGATCTAGCAGGCAAGTGTAATGACAAGGTTTCCTGCATCTGCTATTTCGGAGGGGACCCGGCAGTTCAAATGGCTCACTCAATTAAGACTAGTGAGCTGGCTGTAAGAATGGCAGAAGAGCGGGGACTTATAATGAGAGTGTGCTGGGAGACGAATGGAACCATGAGTTGGCCCCTCCTGAAGAAAGCCGCGTCACTGGCATACGAGACGGGGGGATGCATAAAGTTTGACCTGAAAGCCTGGACTGAGACGCTAAACATCGCCCTCTGCGGGGCGACAAACAAGCGTACGCTCGACAACTTCTCAAGACTAAAAGTTTTTCTAAGAAAATCACCTGACCCCCCTTTCCTAGTGGCAAGCACGCTCCTTATACCTGGATACATAGATGTTGAAGAAGTCCGCTGCATAGCTGGCTTCATAGCGGACGTGGACCCAGAAATACCATACTCTCTGCTCGCCTTTTATCCTCAATATGTCATGGATGATCTGCCGACAACAAGCAGGAAGCTTGCACTGGAATGCGCCGCCGCCGCAAAGAAGGAAGGACTAGTCAATGTAAACATAGGAAATGTCCACTTGCTCGCAAACTACTAG
- a CDS encoding ADP-dependent glucokinase/phosphofructokinase, giving the protein MKKKDWMEAYSRSLEAVTRIGEKLEFIIGFNVNIDAVRHVDKSVIEKLASSASLSKVLGKISDPPLRVESLEDFLAGLLVCIRDGIGEEWIITNERVSAELERLLGWDERRMGGQGGNMSNVLARLGHRVVVNAPSLPKQQAELFHSENIAIPVPTSGGIVFKHPREAVRPGDTPLIHWISEFKKGFSVKLGDLFIEAPRDNRFIASFDDVNTRLLLAPGFREGSVMKAEDAAAAIVSGYHLLRETYPTGETCESVIKQVRELISEWKKVNPELLIHAEMGFTSSCRVRKAILDAVFPRVDSVGFNEVELRMFNSPDHTTFPASYSAPELYLEAKSVLEKHNLKRVFVHTREYSMSILKQEYGVNLEEELASLLFGALIAATLASTGTPTLSSAREILRSKELTVCEDGIREHEKLALLLDSEGECGYESFLELGFAEGDPGVVFIPSLISKRVKATVGLGDAICSATLAGESLLRRSSKLRSH; this is encoded by the coding sequence TTGAAGAAAAAGGATTGGATGGAAGCTTACAGCCGCAGCCTAGAAGCCGTCACCCGAATAGGTGAAAAACTTGAGTTCATAATTGGGTTTAACGTCAACATAGACGCGGTCAGGCACGTTGACAAGAGCGTCATCGAAAAACTGGCTTCAAGCGCGTCACTAAGTAAGGTTCTCGGTAAGATCTCAGATCCCCCGCTCAGAGTTGAATCCTTGGAAGACTTTTTGGCTGGATTACTCGTCTGCATAAGGGATGGAATCGGGGAAGAGTGGATCATAACAAACGAGCGTGTCTCGGCGGAACTTGAAAGGCTGCTTGGATGGGATGAAAGACGCATGGGGGGCCAGGGAGGCAATATGAGTAATGTGCTCGCCAGACTCGGACACAGAGTGGTGGTGAACGCTCCTTCACTCCCGAAGCAGCAAGCTGAGCTCTTTCACAGCGAAAACATAGCGATACCGGTCCCCACGAGTGGGGGGATAGTTTTCAAGCATCCACGTGAAGCGGTAAGGCCCGGAGACACCCCCCTGATACACTGGATTTCTGAGTTCAAGAAGGGTTTCAGCGTAAAGTTGGGTGATTTGTTCATCGAAGCCCCTCGGGATAACAGGTTCATAGCCTCCTTCGACGACGTGAACACACGCCTCCTTCTCGCACCCGGATTTCGGGAGGGAAGCGTCATGAAAGCCGAGGATGCTGCGGCCGCCATAGTCTCAGGCTACCACTTACTCAGAGAAACATATCCCACCGGTGAAACGTGTGAAAGCGTGATCAAACAAGTGAGGGAACTGATTAGCGAGTGGAAAAAAGTTAACCCGGAGCTACTTATCCACGCAGAAATGGGGTTTACCAGTAGCTGCAGAGTAAGGAAGGCTATACTCGACGCAGTTTTCCCACGTGTGGATTCAGTGGGCTTCAACGAGGTGGAACTTCGAATGTTCAACTCACCTGACCACACCACTTTCCCGGCATCATATTCTGCACCAGAACTTTACCTCGAAGCAAAGAGCGTGCTCGAAAAACATAACCTAAAAAGGGTTTTCGTACATACTAGGGAATACTCTATGAGCATCCTGAAACAAGAGTATGGGGTTAACCTGGAAGAAGAGCTCGCATCCCTCCTCTTCGGCGCGTTGATCGCAGCCACACTAGCTTCCACAGGGACGCCAACACTCAGCTCGGCGAGAGAAATACTAAGAAGCAAAGAGCTTACCGTCTGCGAAGACGGCATAAGGGAACATGAAAAACTGGCATTGCTCTTGGACTCTGAAGGCGAATGCGGCTACGAGTCGTTCCTAGAGCTTGGATTTGCTGAAGGGGACCCGGGAGTCGTATTTATCCCTTCACTTATCTCGAAAAGGGTCAAAGCAACAGTTGGTCTCGGCGATGCCATCTGCTCCGCAACACTTGCCGGAGAAAGTCTCTTAAGAAGAAGTTCTAAACTACGCAGCCATTAA
- a CDS encoding PAC2 family protein, which produces MWEEGEALPLNMEVSKFNVLTVKSELLMEDELKNVEKAICIQGMPGIANVGKGVVDFLIEHNGAVKVLQIYFSDFPSHVSVDDAGRVKALRSEIYLYWDKRADRHVFLLTGDVQPTSNIGANILSKHIASLLHDLKVKMILSLGAMPTDRVKSKPRIFAAATNANVLKEYGELLKGVEVLKSGVVIGMNGLIPCFANNLYGISGLIFLSETLSVLERDARASYVLAELLFNKFMLSVDLEAFRVRCGLASFQNNEQPVYLS; this is translated from the coding sequence GTGTGGGAGGAAGGTGAGGCTTTGCCATTGAACATGGAGGTTAGCAAATTTAACGTGCTAACTGTTAAGAGCGAGCTGCTAATGGAGGATGAGCTGAAGAACGTTGAAAAAGCCATTTGTATTCAGGGAATGCCTGGAATAGCAAACGTCGGAAAAGGAGTGGTCGACTTCCTGATTGAGCACAACGGTGCTGTAAAGGTGCTTCAAATATACTTCTCGGATTTTCCATCGCACGTCTCTGTTGACGACGCAGGACGGGTAAAGGCGTTGAGGAGCGAGATATACTTGTACTGGGATAAGAGAGCTGATAGACATGTTTTCCTCTTGACTGGTGACGTTCAACCGACGTCTAATATAGGTGCCAACATTCTCTCGAAACACATAGCTAGTCTGCTGCACGACTTAAAGGTTAAAATGATCTTGTCGCTGGGAGCTATGCCCACGGATAGAGTGAAGAGCAAACCACGGATATTTGCAGCTGCTACAAACGCCAACGTTCTTAAGGAGTACGGTGAGCTGTTGAAAGGCGTTGAAGTTCTTAAAAGCGGGGTTGTAATAGGGATGAACGGGCTTATTCCATGTTTCGCGAACAACCTTTACGGTATTAGTGGACTGATTTTTCTTTCAGAAACATTAAGTGTCCTCGAAAGGGACGCGAGGGCGTCCTACGTCCTAGCCGAGCTTCTCTTTAACAAGTTCATGCTGAGTGTGGATTTAGAGGCCTTTAGGGTTAGATGCGGGCTTGCAAGTTTTCAAAACAATGAGCAGCCAGTATACCTAAGTTGA
- the tmk gene encoding dTMP kinase — MKKLKRGLLIVFEGIDGAGKTTHAKLLAEWLSEKGYEVHLTKEPTNGEIGAMLRRQLAEKVFHPATLALLFAADRVEHTEKEIKPMIEAGKIVVSDRYLESSICYQAASGLSVEWIENINRWALKADLTILLDIDVQTAISRLGNKSRDKFEEEEFLVKVREIYLKRAKRKGYHVIDATPPIGEVQAKIRKTVGSFIERIK; from the coding sequence TTGAAAAAACTCAAACGTGGACTATTAATAGTATTCGAAGGGATAGACGGTGCCGGAAAAACCACTCACGCCAAACTACTCGCAGAGTGGTTGAGCGAAAAAGGATACGAAGTGCATCTGACGAAGGAACCAACAAACGGAGAAATAGGGGCAATGCTTCGCAGACAACTAGCGGAAAAGGTTTTCCACCCAGCTACGTTGGCCCTCCTCTTTGCGGCGGATAGGGTTGAACACACTGAGAAGGAGATAAAACCAATGATTGAGGCAGGGAAAATCGTGGTTTCAGACCGCTACCTGGAATCGTCCATCTGCTACCAGGCAGCATCAGGTTTAAGCGTGGAATGGATTGAGAACATAAACAGGTGGGCGCTAAAAGCGGACTTAACGATTCTACTGGATATTGACGTTCAAACAGCTATAAGCCGTCTGGGAAATAAGTCAAGGGACAAGTTTGAAGAGGAAGAATTCCTTGTGAAGGTTAGAGAAATATACCTTAAAAGAGCTAAACGCAAGGGTTACCATGTGATTGACGCCACCCCTCCAATAGGAGAGGTGCAAGCAAAGATAAGGAAAACTGTGGGTTCGTTCATCGAGCGCATCAAATGA
- a CDS encoding roadblock/LC7 domain-containing protein: MTKIEELLELLRNMEATTPGIEASAIVSTEGLPIVSAMPQEIDEAVVAAMASAILSVSEKVSAELVRGRLQQVLLQGENGYVIIKGAGESALLTVLARNNANLGLILMTLKRVSEEVKRLLEEE; encoded by the coding sequence GTGACCAAAATTGAGGAACTTTTAGAGTTGCTCAGGAACATGGAGGCTACCACCCCTGGAATAGAAGCTAGCGCGATAGTAAGTACTGAGGGGCTTCCAATAGTATCAGCTATGCCTCAGGAGATAGATGAGGCAGTTGTTGCCGCTATGGCGTCAGCTATACTTAGCGTTTCAGAAAAGGTTAGTGCTGAGCTTGTTAGGGGGAGACTGCAGCAAGTCTTGTTGCAGGGGGAGAACGGGTACGTAATAATAAAGGGTGCGGGGGAGAGCGCGCTGCTAACTGTTCTCGCGAGGAACAATGCCAACTTAGGGCTCATACTAATGACTTTGAAGCGCGTATCTGAAGAGGTCAAAAGATTGTTAGAAGAAGAGTAA
- the map gene encoding type II methionyl aminopeptidase, whose translation MSDEKKSGDKAEALEKHRQAGKIAREVKNAVKSLVRPGVKCIEICESVERLIVEKGGRPAFPCNVSINNVAAHYTSPPGDSLTISDGDVVKVDFGVHVDGYIADTALTFCMNKEAEKLVEAAREALKKALEIIAPRVKTNDVGREIEAVIKEYGYRPIRDLSGHILEQYFLHGAKIIPNVALPHGEVIEEGEVYAVEIFASNGSGSVSEAPYAYIFSLQPFLAPLRLKEARRIVMLVEEEYKTLPFAERWLADKFSRGKLRVALRELVSKGALRQYRVLSDRKGSYVAQAEETVIVTDSGCEVIT comes from the coding sequence ATGTCCGACGAGAAGAAGAGTGGGGATAAAGCAGAGGCGTTAGAGAAGCATCGCCAGGCAGGAAAAATTGCGAGGGAAGTTAAAAACGCAGTTAAAAGCCTAGTTAGGCCTGGAGTCAAATGCATTGAAATATGTGAAAGCGTTGAGCGGTTAATAGTGGAGAAGGGCGGAAGACCTGCTTTCCCCTGCAACGTTTCAATTAACAACGTCGCGGCACACTACACTTCACCACCTGGAGACAGCCTAACCATAAGCGATGGTGACGTAGTTAAGGTTGACTTTGGCGTTCACGTGGACGGCTACATTGCTGACACCGCGTTAACATTTTGCATGAACAAGGAAGCCGAAAAGCTAGTTGAAGCCGCAAGGGAAGCGCTGAAAAAAGCCCTCGAGATCATAGCCCCAAGAGTGAAAACGAACGACGTCGGGAGAGAGATAGAAGCGGTCATTAAGGAGTATGGTTACCGCCCAATACGTGACCTGTCGGGCCATATATTAGAGCAGTACTTCCTTCACGGGGCTAAGATAATTCCAAATGTAGCTCTCCCGCACGGAGAGGTCATAGAGGAGGGAGAAGTCTACGCTGTGGAAATATTCGCATCGAACGGGTCTGGAAGCGTGAGCGAAGCGCCCTATGCCTATATCTTCAGCCTTCAGCCGTTCCTCGCTCCTTTAAGACTCAAAGAAGCAAGAAGAATAGTAATGCTTGTTGAGGAGGAATACAAGACTTTACCTTTCGCCGAGAGATGGCTAGCGGACAAGTTTTCAAGGGGGAAGTTGAGGGTTGCTCTGAGGGAACTCGTGTCAAAGGGGGCGTTACGCCAGTACAGGGTGCTTTCCGACAGGAAAGGTAGTTACGTTGCCCAAGCGGAAGAGACCGTAATAGTTACGGATAGTGGTTGTGAAGTTATAACTTAG
- a CDS encoding MBL fold metallo-hydrolase RNA specificity domain-containing protein, with translation MAVEITFLGGARQVGRSCVFIKADGRKIMLDAGVDVGSTENAFPLEPPEPLDLLILTHAHLDHAGYTPYIVAKYHVPLISTPPTQDLSEILNIDYLKLRKEEAPYTFTEIMNVRKHAVDLLYKQPVNLGSGVEATLLRAGHILGSAMIRLKTEKHIILYTGDICTRNTRTQTMVDLSMCDADTVIIESTYSSPSDQHPSLQKTERDFISAVADTLKGGGIVLIPVFAVGRAQEVMLCLEAYIRSGVVPEAPIFIDGMIRKVNTIYRMYWEHLSDPIKKQIRYTKQNPLESSVFIDVEERKDLLKMEGPMIIISTSGMLEGGPIIYYLKNFGDDPKNLICLTGYQVPGTRGRMLYDGVRELDLNGEKVKIEAKVCFFDFSAHADYPGLLRFLSAFKKLKRVLCVHGEEKKILSFCERVKSLRDVEAYAPSNGETVILQD, from the coding sequence TTGGCTGTAGAAATAACTTTTTTGGGTGGAGCTAGGCAGGTTGGCCGCTCCTGCGTCTTCATTAAAGCGGATGGTAGGAAGATTATGTTGGACGCAGGAGTGGATGTGGGCTCCACTGAGAACGCTTTCCCCCTAGAGCCGCCGGAGCCACTAGACCTACTTATACTCACGCATGCACACTTAGACCACGCAGGTTACACACCGTACATAGTGGCAAAATACCATGTGCCTTTGATAAGCACCCCGCCCACCCAGGACCTCTCAGAGATACTTAACATAGACTATTTGAAGCTTAGGAAAGAAGAGGCACCTTACACGTTCACCGAAATAATGAACGTTCGGAAGCACGCTGTAGACTTACTCTACAAGCAACCTGTGAACCTTGGAAGCGGGGTTGAAGCCACCCTTCTCAGGGCTGGACACATCCTTGGAAGTGCAATGATCCGTCTTAAGACCGAAAAACACATCATTCTTTACACTGGGGACATATGTACCAGAAATACGAGAACACAGACCATGGTCGATCTTTCAATGTGTGACGCGGACACCGTAATTATAGAGTCAACGTACTCCTCTCCGTCAGACCAGCATCCAAGTCTCCAGAAAACGGAGAGAGATTTCATTTCAGCCGTCGCGGATACCCTAAAAGGCGGCGGCATCGTCTTAATACCTGTCTTCGCCGTTGGTCGAGCTCAAGAGGTCATGCTTTGCCTTGAAGCATACATAAGAAGCGGCGTGGTGCCCGAAGCCCCAATATTCATAGATGGCATGATACGTAAAGTTAACACTATATACCGCATGTACTGGGAGCACCTAAGCGACCCGATTAAAAAGCAGATACGTTACACCAAGCAGAACCCTCTAGAATCTAGCGTGTTCATTGATGTTGAAGAGCGAAAAGACCTGCTGAAGATGGAAGGACCCATGATAATAATCAGCACCTCCGGCATGCTGGAAGGAGGACCTATAATCTACTACTTGAAGAACTTCGGTGATGACCCAAAAAACCTGATATGCCTCACAGGGTACCAGGTTCCCGGTACGCGGGGGCGTATGCTTTACGACGGGGTGCGCGAACTGGATCTAAACGGAGAGAAAGTTAAGATCGAGGCAAAAGTGTGTTTTTTCGACTTCAGCGCCCACGCTGACTATCCCGGCTTGCTCCGCTTTCTCAGTGCCTTCAAAAAATTGAAAAGAGTGCTTTGCGTTCACGGAGAGGAGAAAAAGATTCTAAGTTTTTGCGAGAGAGTTAAATCTCTCAGAGATGTGGAGGCATACGCGCCCTCTAATGGGGAAACTGTTATACTTCAAGATTGA